One genomic region from Streptomyces sp. NBC_01431 encodes:
- a CDS encoding PrgI family protein produces MTADLDDEHVTSARIPADVSKADRILGPLTARQTAILAVAGLMLYGGYWASRPFMHPLAYAALTAPVAVVVTVIAVGRRDGIGLDRLLLAAVHYHRTPKRRVPAAEGVQPLPEFVPAEWRTQVGPAPAVLDLPCREVSETGVLGLARDGHSALAVCSTVNFHLRTGGEQQALTEAFARWLNSLTGPTQVLVRAHRLDVTPLVDELTQLAPTLTHPALERAARAHGGFLTGLAAERDLLTRQVLLVTREPAASSGARASHRLTEAARALEAAEITVTPLDTEAATDMVRPAADPDALPLAGL; encoded by the coding sequence ATGACCGCCGACCTGGACGACGAGCACGTGACCTCGGCCCGGATCCCCGCCGATGTGTCCAAGGCCGACCGCATTCTTGGCCCGTTGACCGCACGTCAGACCGCGATCCTGGCCGTCGCCGGGCTGATGCTGTACGGCGGGTACTGGGCATCTCGCCCGTTCATGCATCCCCTCGCCTATGCGGCGCTGACCGCGCCGGTCGCGGTGGTCGTGACGGTCATCGCGGTGGGGCGGCGGGACGGCATCGGCCTGGACCGTCTCCTGCTCGCCGCCGTCCACTACCACCGCACGCCCAAACGGCGCGTTCCCGCTGCCGAAGGCGTCCAGCCACTCCCGGAGTTCGTTCCCGCAGAGTGGCGGACGCAGGTCGGCCCAGCCCCAGCCGTGCTCGACCTGCCATGCCGGGAGGTATCCGAGACCGGTGTGCTGGGCCTCGCGAGGGATGGGCACAGTGCGCTCGCGGTGTGCTCCACGGTCAATTTCCACCTGCGCACCGGCGGGGAACAGCAGGCGCTGACCGAAGCGTTCGCCCGCTGGCTCAACTCGCTGACCGGTCCGACCCAGGTCCTGGTGCGCGCCCACCGCCTCGACGTCACCCCCCTCGTCGACGAGCTAACCCAGCTCGCACCTACGCTGACGCACCCCGCGCTGGAGCGGGCCGCGCGCGCTCATGGCGGCTTCCTCACCGGGCTCGCCGCGGAACGGGACCTGCTCACCCGCCAGGTCCTGCTGGTGACCCGCGAGCCCGCAGCTTCCAGCGGGGCGCGGGCGAGCCATCGCCTCACCGAAGCCGCGCGCGCTCTGGAAGCCGCCGAGATCACCGTCACACCGCTGGACACGGAGGCAGCCACCGACATGGTCCGTCCCGCCGCCGACCCCGACGCGCTCCCCCTGGCAGGCCTGTGA
- a CDS encoding pilin, with protein sequence MTACALAALLAHPRSSWAVADVPTVINNLRNWILGLLTGLATLFLTFGGLRYLMAGGDPGEVEAAKRALKAAAIGYGLAILAPVLVTVLQSIVGAGT encoded by the coding sequence ATGACGGCATGCGCGCTCGCCGCCCTGCTGGCGCATCCACGGAGCTCGTGGGCCGTCGCGGACGTCCCCACAGTGATCAACAATCTGCGGAACTGGATCCTGGGGCTGCTGACCGGACTGGCCACGCTGTTCCTCACCTTCGGCGGGCTGCGCTACCTGATGGCCGGAGGTGACCCGGGCGAAGTCGAGGCGGCCAAACGGGCCTTGAAGGCCGCGGCCATCGGCTACGGCCTGGCCATCCTCGCCCCCGTCCTGGTCACCGTCCTGCAGAGCATCGTCGGAGCCGGAACATGA
- a CDS encoding replication-relaxation family protein encodes MPTTSPNPGYVPRAASRRRRPAQPARTRTDLAHLATRLTSRDVWLIEMLHEHRVLTSHHITALAFTGHRTANRRLRELYFLGVLDSFRPLRQTGSAPEHYTLGKAGAELLAARAGTDLPATGWRKDTCARIAFSPTLEHTLGVNTLLVHFAATGQLPVWLSERSATRLWGDWIHPDAYAHQTVATGQLLPFFLEYDTGSYNLARLEAKLPGYAALATTTATRTPLLIHTATAAREAALRRRLTDTADRLDLPVATANAQLAEPTGAAWLPLGPTPGKRLMPAELATHWHDLIPALTPETAMPQPARHTTLPWHPVPPQPPTAGA; translated from the coding sequence ATGCCCACGACCAGCCCGAACCCCGGCTACGTCCCCCGCGCCGCGTCCCGTCGACGCCGCCCCGCCCAACCAGCCCGGACCCGAACCGACTTGGCTCATCTGGCCACCCGCCTCACCAGCCGCGATGTATGGCTCATCGAGATGCTCCACGAGCACAGGGTCCTCACCTCCCACCACATCACCGCCCTCGCCTTCACCGGGCACCGCACCGCCAACCGCCGCCTGCGCGAGCTGTACTTCCTCGGTGTCCTCGACTCCTTCCGCCCCTTGCGTCAGACCGGCTCCGCCCCCGAGCACTACACCCTCGGCAAGGCCGGGGCCGAACTCCTCGCCGCCCGCGCCGGCACCGACCTCCCAGCCACCGGCTGGCGCAAAGACACCTGCGCCCGCATCGCCTTCTCCCCCACCCTGGAACACACCCTCGGCGTCAACACCCTCCTCGTCCACTTCGCCGCCACCGGACAACTGCCGGTGTGGCTGTCCGAACGCTCCGCCACCCGGCTGTGGGGCGACTGGATCCACCCCGACGCCTACGCCCACCAAACAGTCGCCACCGGTCAACTCCTGCCGTTCTTCCTGGAGTACGACACCGGCTCCTACAACCTCGCCCGACTCGAAGCAAAACTCCCCGGCTACGCGGCACTGGCCACCACCACCGCCACCCGCACCCCACTGCTCATCCACACCGCCACCGCAGCCCGCGAAGCCGCCCTGCGCCGCCGCCTCACCGACACCGCCGACCGCCTCGACCTGCCCGTCGCCACCGCCAACGCCCAGCTCGCCGAACCGACCGGCGCCGCCTGGCTGCCCCTGGGCCCCACCCCAGGCAAGAGGCTCATGCCCGCCGAACTCGCCACCCACTGGCATGACCTCATCCCCGCACTCACCCCGGAAACAGCGATGCCGCAGCCCGCCCGTCACACCACCCTGCCGTGGCACCCCGTCCCACCCCAGCCCCCAACAGCGGGTGCGTGA
- a CDS encoding type IV secretory system conjugative DNA transfer family protein, with product MSAQGPGGLLGDFLTDPNRLVPALIDASVGYLAGSWPWLAPIAVLAAAATVAGRTTLLRRRQRVLGDGARLVTVLAPPTVPAGGGEVLWAQLSGLLRPWYQRLLHGQPHVGFEYAWSSGGLSVRLWLPGSIATALVRRAVEAAWPGAHTTLTDATAPFPATHECTAGRLRLARPEILPLRTDHKSDPLRALLQAATGMADGEHALVQVLARPATGARLRRAQRQARRLKAGRTAPRPSSVFRLFAHTPQRTTPAATDPSHGTEVRQSVNKLTGPQWEVQLRYAAALPSTTASPDDLRARLRGRAHALASAFSLYAARNWLSRHRLPAPHPALSSRHFLGRGDLLSVPELAALAHLPVDADAPGLARAGARSIAPPPTVPRPGPGIRPLGCADTGNRRAVGLTVPDARHHLHLMGATGSGKSTLVGNLVLDDVDAGRGAIVIDPKGDLVADLLHRLPNSCAERLVVIDPDDVHVPPCLNVLDGTDIDVVVDNITGIFRRIFSAFWGPRTDDIMRAACLTLLRHAAATQRLVTLADIPRLLGEPAYRLRMVPTVKDPVLKGFWMWYESLSEPSRAAVVGPVMNKLRAFLLRSFARAAIASGESTFHLPDVLDGGILLARLPKGALGEETCRLLGSFIVAKTWQAAAARARTPETDRIDASLYIDEAHNFLTLPYPLEDMLAEARGYRLSMVLAHQHLAQLPRDLREGISANARNKIFFNTSPEDAAQLERHTLPTLGAHDLAHLGPYQAAAHLLAGGAKAAAFTLTTRPLTPAVPGRSAELRAAAARRVGGTTSRSPHLPL from the coding sequence ATGAGCGCCCAGGGTCCGGGCGGACTGCTCGGCGACTTCCTGACCGACCCCAACCGCCTGGTCCCTGCGCTGATTGACGCCAGTGTTGGCTATCTCGCGGGCTCCTGGCCGTGGCTGGCTCCGATCGCCGTGCTGGCGGCCGCCGCCACAGTCGCCGGGCGCACCACACTCCTGCGGCGGCGCCAGCGGGTGCTCGGCGACGGGGCGCGCCTGGTGACCGTGCTCGCCCCGCCCACCGTGCCCGCTGGGGGCGGCGAAGTGCTCTGGGCCCAGCTGTCGGGCCTGCTCAGACCCTGGTACCAGCGCCTGCTGCACGGTCAGCCGCACGTCGGCTTCGAATACGCCTGGAGCAGCGGCGGGTTGTCCGTGCGGCTGTGGCTGCCCGGCAGTATCGCCACCGCGCTCGTGCGCCGCGCTGTCGAGGCCGCCTGGCCCGGCGCCCACACCACCCTCACCGATGCCACCGCCCCGTTCCCCGCGACGCACGAGTGCACGGCTGGGCGTCTACGGCTGGCCCGCCCGGAGATCCTGCCGCTCCGCACCGACCACAAGAGTGATCCGCTGCGCGCGCTGCTCCAGGCCGCGACCGGTATGGCCGACGGCGAACACGCCCTCGTGCAGGTGCTGGCCCGCCCCGCGACCGGAGCCCGGCTGCGCCGCGCCCAACGCCAGGCCCGCCGCCTGAAAGCCGGCCGCACCGCACCCCGCCCATCGTCGGTCTTCCGGCTGTTCGCCCACACCCCGCAGCGCACCACCCCGGCCGCCACCGACCCCTCCCACGGCACCGAGGTACGCCAGAGCGTCAATAAACTCACCGGCCCCCAGTGGGAGGTCCAACTCCGCTACGCCGCAGCCCTCCCCTCCACAACCGCCTCTCCCGACGACCTCCGGGCCCGACTGCGCGGCCGGGCCCACGCCCTCGCCTCCGCGTTCTCGCTGTACGCGGCCCGCAACTGGCTCTCCCGCCACCGCCTGCCCGCCCCGCACCCGGCCTTGAGCAGCCGCCACTTCCTGGGGCGCGGCGATTTGCTGTCGGTGCCCGAACTCGCCGCCCTCGCCCACCTTCCCGTCGACGCCGACGCCCCCGGCCTGGCCCGCGCGGGCGCCCGCTCCATCGCACCGCCCCCGACCGTCCCCCGCCCCGGGCCTGGCATCAGACCGCTCGGCTGCGCGGACACCGGCAATCGCCGCGCCGTCGGGCTCACGGTGCCCGATGCCCGCCATCACCTCCACCTCATGGGCGCCACCGGCTCCGGGAAATCCACGCTGGTCGGCAACCTCGTCCTCGACGACGTCGACGCGGGCCGCGGCGCGATCGTCATCGACCCCAAGGGCGACCTCGTCGCCGACCTCCTGCACCGCCTACCGAACTCGTGCGCCGAGCGGCTCGTGGTGATCGACCCCGACGATGTCCACGTCCCGCCCTGCCTGAACGTGCTGGACGGCACGGACATCGACGTCGTCGTCGACAACATCACCGGCATCTTCCGCCGCATCTTCTCCGCGTTCTGGGGCCCGCGGACCGACGACATCATGCGGGCGGCCTGCCTCACCCTGCTGCGCCACGCGGCGGCCACCCAGCGTCTGGTCACCCTCGCCGACATCCCGCGCCTGCTCGGCGAACCCGCCTACCGCCTCCGCATGGTCCCCACCGTCAAGGACCCCGTCCTCAAAGGGTTCTGGATGTGGTACGAGTCGCTATCCGAGCCCTCCCGCGCAGCGGTGGTCGGACCGGTGATGAACAAACTCCGCGCGTTCCTGCTGCGCTCCTTCGCCCGAGCGGCCATCGCCTCCGGAGAGTCCACCTTCCACCTGCCCGACGTCCTGGACGGCGGCATCCTCCTGGCCCGCCTCCCCAAAGGCGCCCTGGGGGAGGAAACCTGCCGGCTGCTCGGCTCCTTCATCGTCGCCAAGACCTGGCAGGCCGCCGCCGCCCGCGCCCGCACCCCCGAAACCGACCGCATCGACGCCTCCCTCTACATCGACGAGGCCCACAACTTCCTCACCCTCCCCTACCCGCTGGAGGACATGCTCGCCGAGGCCCGCGGCTACCGGCTGTCCATGGTCCTGGCCCACCAGCACCTCGCCCAGCTCCCCCGCGACCTGCGCGAAGGGATCTCCGCCAACGCCCGCAACAAGATCTTCTTCAACACCTCCCCCGAAGACGCTGCCCAGCTGGAGCGGCACACCCTGCCCACCCTTGGCGCCCACGACCTGGCCCACCTCGGCCCCTACCAGGCCGCCGCCCACCTCCTGGCCGGCGGCGCCAAAGCCGCAGCGTTCACCCTCACCACCCGCCCCCTGACCCCGGCCGTGCCCGGGCGCTCGGCCGAACTGCGGGCCGCAGCCGCCCGCCGGGTCGGCGGCACCACCAGCCGCTCGCCCCACCTGCCCCTCTAG
- a CDS encoding C40 family peptidase, which translates to MSVSALAKTAGGVGCTILALPLLAALTIAALLNSLAPGGGAAAAPSSRALRDIPPTMLALYQRAAPACPGLSWTILAAIGKVETDHARHPTMISTAGAVGPMQFLPTTFAAYAYPVPPGGENPPTPWDPVDAVYAAARMLCANGARGGTNLHRAVLAYNHSEQYVAEVLRIAGQYAVTVPAPSGAAATAVSFARRQIGAPYVWGGNGPADGGFDCSGLTQAAYHAAGLTIPRVAQAQYSAGPRIPANSPLAPGDLLFFGTSPSNITHVGIYSQPGLMIDAPHPGAVVRERPIDISRRTDFQGATRPASHGSTR; encoded by the coding sequence GTGAGCGTGAGCGCGCTCGCCAAGACCGCGGGCGGGGTGGGCTGCACCATCCTCGCCCTCCCCCTCCTCGCCGCCCTCACCATCGCCGCGCTACTCAACTCACTCGCCCCCGGCGGCGGCGCGGCCGCCGCGCCCAGCAGCCGCGCACTCAGGGACATTCCCCCGACCATGCTGGCCCTCTATCAGCGGGCAGCCCCCGCATGCCCGGGCCTGTCCTGGACCATCCTGGCCGCCATCGGCAAGGTCGAGACCGACCACGCCCGCCACCCCACCATGATCTCCACGGCAGGTGCCGTCGGACCGATGCAATTCCTCCCGACCACCTTCGCGGCATACGCCTACCCGGTCCCGCCCGGCGGGGAGAACCCGCCCACCCCCTGGGACCCGGTCGACGCCGTCTACGCCGCCGCCCGCATGCTGTGCGCCAACGGAGCTCGCGGCGGCACCAACCTGCACCGGGCTGTACTCGCCTACAATCACTCCGAGCAGTACGTAGCCGAAGTCCTGCGCATCGCCGGTCAGTACGCAGTCACTGTTCCGGCTCCCAGCGGGGCCGCAGCCACCGCGGTGTCCTTTGCGCGCCGCCAGATCGGCGCCCCGTACGTGTGGGGCGGCAACGGACCCGCCGACGGCGGCTTCGACTGCTCCGGACTGACCCAAGCCGCCTACCACGCCGCCGGCCTCACCATCCCCCGCGTGGCACAAGCCCAGTACAGCGCCGGACCCCGCATCCCCGCCAACTCCCCACTCGCGCCAGGTGACTTGCTGTTCTTCGGCACCAGCCCCAGCAACATCACCCACGTCGGCATCTACAGTCAGCCCGGCCTCATGATCGACGCACCCCACCCCGGAGCAGTAGTCCGCGAACGCCCCATCGACATCAGCCGCCGGACCGACTTCCAAGGTGCCACCCGGCCCGCCAGCCACGGCAGTACCCGATGA
- a CDS encoding VirB4 family type IV secretion system protein, which translates to MVDASAELAFLGPDAIEVHSRTLAVGSHLAATLIVTGYPAEVVPGWLDPLLTYPGRLDIALHIEPTPSPLAAQQLKKQRARLESSRRTDWGHGRLDDPDTEAAAQDAADLAYRIARGEGKLFQLGLYMTVYGQDEEHLADEVAQVRAIAESLLVSTAPATYRALPGWLATLPFGLDTLKVRRTFDTEALAACFPFASPDLPASAAMSPGGVLYGVNTASGSLVLWDRFAQDNYNSILLARSGAGKSYLTKLELLRLLFTGTEAMVIDPEDEYVRLAEAVGGSVIRLGDPDVRLNPFDLPPRGEEGEDVLTRRVLFLHTFLAVLLGSELSATERAVLDKAVLATYRAAGITADPATWTRPAPRLGDLAAQLTALPDPAAGTLAARLDPYVAGSHRQLFAGPTTTRPAGHLVVFSLREIPEELKSAGMLLALDAIWQQVAHTGARRRRLIVVDEAWLLMRDGHGARFLFKMAKAARKYWTGLAVVTQDADDVLASDLGRAIVSNAATQLLMRQAPQAIDQIGGAFRLSRGERHHLLSAPRGCALLLSGRTKISFSPLASPDEHDLITTDPVELQAREQDPQDEADDPYGLPDLTGLEP; encoded by the coding sequence GTGGTTGATGCGAGCGCTGAGCTGGCCTTCCTGGGACCGGACGCGATTGAAGTCCATTCCCGCACCCTGGCGGTGGGTAGTCATCTCGCCGCCACGCTGATCGTGACCGGCTATCCGGCCGAGGTCGTTCCCGGCTGGCTTGATCCGCTGCTGACCTACCCCGGCCGCCTCGACATCGCCCTGCACATCGAACCGACTCCCAGCCCTTTGGCCGCGCAGCAGCTCAAGAAGCAGCGGGCCCGCCTGGAATCCTCGCGCCGCACCGACTGGGGCCACGGGCGCCTGGACGACCCGGACACCGAGGCAGCCGCCCAGGACGCAGCCGACCTCGCGTACCGCATCGCCCGCGGCGAGGGGAAACTCTTCCAGCTCGGCCTGTACATGACCGTCTACGGCCAGGACGAGGAGCACCTGGCGGACGAGGTGGCACAGGTCCGTGCGATCGCCGAGTCCCTGCTGGTGTCGACCGCGCCTGCCACCTACCGGGCGTTGCCCGGCTGGCTGGCCACCCTCCCCTTCGGCCTGGACACGCTGAAGGTGCGGCGCACCTTCGACACCGAGGCGCTGGCCGCCTGTTTCCCCTTCGCCTCTCCCGACCTGCCCGCGAGCGCCGCGATGTCGCCGGGCGGTGTGCTGTACGGGGTCAATACGGCCAGTGGGTCGCTGGTGTTGTGGGACCGCTTCGCCCAGGACAACTACAACTCGATCCTGTTGGCGCGGTCCGGGGCCGGCAAGTCGTATCTGACGAAGCTGGAGCTGCTGCGGCTGCTGTTCACCGGTACCGAGGCGATGGTCATCGACCCCGAGGACGAGTACGTACGCCTGGCCGAGGCGGTCGGTGGCAGCGTCATCCGCCTCGGTGACCCCGATGTGCGGCTCAACCCCTTCGACCTGCCCCCGAGGGGTGAGGAGGGCGAGGATGTCCTGACCCGGCGGGTGCTGTTCCTGCACACCTTCCTGGCCGTCCTGCTCGGCAGTGAACTCTCCGCCACCGAACGGGCCGTGCTGGACAAGGCGGTGCTGGCCACCTACCGCGCGGCCGGGATCACTGCCGATCCGGCCACGTGGACGCGCCCGGCGCCGCGGCTGGGCGATCTCGCCGCCCAGCTGACGGCCTTGCCGGATCCGGCAGCGGGCACCCTGGCCGCGCGTCTGGACCCGTACGTGGCCGGTTCGCACCGGCAGTTGTTCGCGGGTCCCACCACGACCCGGCCCGCCGGGCACCTGGTCGTCTTCTCCCTTCGGGAGATCCCCGAGGAGCTGAAGAGTGCGGGCATGCTGCTGGCTCTTGATGCGATCTGGCAGCAGGTGGCCCACACCGGTGCGCGCCGCAGGCGTCTGATCGTGGTCGACGAGGCGTGGCTCTTGATGCGGGACGGCCACGGGGCACGGTTCCTGTTCAAGATGGCCAAGGCGGCGCGCAAGTACTGGACGGGCCTTGCGGTGGTCACCCAGGACGCCGACGACGTCCTGGCGTCCGATCTCGGGAGGGCGATTGTCAGCAACGCGGCCACCCAGCTGCTGATGCGTCAGGCCCCGCAGGCCATCGACCAGATCGGAGGCGCCTTCCGTCTCTCCCGGGGCGAGCGTCATCATCTGCTGTCTGCGCCCCGGGGCTGTGCTCTCCTGCTGTCGGGCCGTACGAAGATCTCGTTCAGCCCTCTCGCCTCCCCCGACGAACACGACCTCATCACCACGGACCCGGTCGAGCTCCAGGCCCGCGAGCAGGATCCGCAGGACGAGGCGGACGACCCGTACGGGCTGCCGGACCTGACAGGCCTCGAACCATGA